TCTTCCATCAACGCTTTCGGGAAAGGGCAAGGCTGATCTTCCGATTTACAGCCATCCCAACGCCAATATTTATGTAACTGTTTTGGTAGTTGGAAATCAATTGCAATGCCAAAACTATGGGTACTCAGTCTAGCACTTCCTGCAATTTTCCGAAAATTAAAACTACCTAATGATTTATTCACATAGCTGATTAACTCGGGGTGCTGGGCAATTTCTTCGCCTACTTTTTGTAACTGTTCACTCGCCCCATTGCTTCGGCTAAATTGCAACGATGATTTGCTTGGTGCCCAATATACAGAAACCAGATTCTTCTTGATCTCCTGTTGGGTAAATCCATATAAATGCTTAAAAAATAATTCATTACGAATTCGTCCTGCATCTTGATATTGCTGCGGCACACTGAATGTGAATGGGTAACGCTGCGAAAGCTGATCTGCTAATGTGGCATTCTGTAATAGCTGACTAAAAGGTAAAGACGATTTCTCGCCGATTTTCATCTGCTGACCATTTGCGAATTGAATCGTTTGCTCATCTACCATTTCCACTGTGGGATACGCTGCGGCTAAACAGGTTGCAGGGCTTGCAAAAACTTCCACAGAGCAACAAATACCTAGCAACACCAAATATTTTTTCATTAGTAAACCTATCTTTAAGAACTCATCCAATATTATACTGTGAAGCCATATTCCTTTTTCAACAAATTTACCCATGAGAACTGCCGAACTCTACCGTTACCAAATTCCGATTGAAACAGGCGTGGTGTTACGCCATCGCCGTTTGAAATGTCGAGAAGGGCTTCTACTTTGCTTGCGAGAAAATAGTAATACTGGCTGGGGGGAAATTGCTCCGTTGCCTGAATTTAGCCAAGAAGATTTAACCACGGCAGAGCAACAAACTCGAACTTGGATCGCAAACTGGCTTTTGCAAAAAAATGCCGAGATCGAACCGCTTGCACCAAGTGTCGCCTTTGGGATTAGCTGTGCGTTGGCGGAATTGCGAAATAAATTGGGTGAGCAAGGCAATTATCGCACCGCCCCGCTCTGCTATGGCGATCCTGATGCACTTTATGCCAAATTAAGCCAAATGGAAGGCGAAAAAGTCGCCAAAATGAAAGTCGGTTTGTATGAAGCGAACCGTGATGGTTTACTGGCGGATATGTTCTTAACCGCCATTCCTGATTTGAAACTACGCCTTGATGCCAACCGAATGTGGACGCTCGAAAAAGCGTTGCTATTCGCTCGCAAAATTTCCCCCGAAAATCAAAAACGTATTCAATTTATTGAAGAACCTTGCCAAACACCTGAACTTTCTTTGCAATTTGCCGCCCAAACAGGGATTGCGATTGCGTGGGACGAAAGTGTGCGAGAGCCCAATTTTTTGGTAAAAAAAATGCCGAATCTGACCGCTTGTATCATCAAACCGAGCTTAGTTGGCTCTATCGAAAAATGCGTCAAGCTAATTGAACAGGCTCATCAGCAGGGAATGATGGCAGTGATTAGCTCAAGTATTGAATCAAGCCTTGGACTGACGCAACTCGCCCGCCTTGCTCATCAATACACGCCGAATACAACACCTGGGTTAGACACACTCAATCTCATGCAATCCCAACTCTTACGAGCGTGGCAAGGTAGTGATTTGCCGATTGCCGATTTAAATAGCCCGTTTGTTACTAAACTTGCGTTATAAAACAAAAGGTTAGCATCACTGCTAACCTTTTAGGTTTCGTTTAATCCGAAATTATTTTGAGAATTTAGTTTGTAATTCGATTTGAGCTTTTTGCAATTCTGCACCTAAAAGCATCAATTTTTGAGCTTTTTCTTGAATTGCCGCTTGAGCTTCTGGTGTTGGAGCAGTCATCACTTTCACTGAATCTGTGATTAAATCGCTTGATAACATTAAGCTTTCTTTAGTTTTTGCTTTAAATGCATTCACTTCTTGGTTTTTGATTTCAAGTGAATCTAAGCTTTTTAAAACTTCATCTACTTTGCCTTTGAATGCATTGAATGCTTCTTCTACTTTCGCTTTGTCTTGTGACGCTACGCTTTGCTGAAGTTCAGCTTGTGCTTGTGCTAACATCGTTTCTTGAGATTGGTTCCACTCAAGTAATTTTTTGAAATCTTCCACGCCTTGTGCATCCGCAGGCATCTCCGCTTTCATCTCTTCTGCTTTTGGTGCTTCTGTTGCAGCTGCTGGCGCTGGTGCAACTTCAGGTTTTGCCGCTTCCATGGTTTGCTTGGTTTCTTGTTTTGCTGGCTCTGCAGCTTTATCGGCTGGTTTGTCGCAAGCGGTTAAGAAAAGAGCAAAAAGTGCTGCTGCACTGATTTTAGTTAATTTAGTCATTTAAGGATCCTCAAATATAAAGAAAAACTGCTTAGAAAAGCAGGCTAATTGGCTCGCTGATAGACAGAAAAAATTCCTATTCGTTCAGCGAATTTCACCAAACAGGCATCAACTGAATGAAAAACAATCAGAAATGTAATGTCTGTTCAATAAAAAACTTTTTCATTAAAGCATTTTGGTTAGTGAGTGATAGCCCTGCACCACGCACGAATTTTTTAAGCGGATTATCGCCATGAAAGAGTTCTTTTAACCCCTTCATTGCTGCTAAAACTTTAATCGCTTCTGCCTTACGTTTACGCTCAAAATAGCGTAAATGGCGTTGCTCACCAATATCATGGTCTTGTGCTAAATGGTGTTTGAGCTCACTCGCCAGTGTCATAGCATCTGCAAATCCTAAATTTACACCAAGCCCCGCCAAAGGGTGAATAGTATGTGCTGCATCCCCCACTAAAGCAATGCGTGGTTTGACAAAATCACGTGCATAGCGTGCAACAAGCGGGTAGATCTGACGAGTACTTTGCAATTCACATAGGCCTAGCTGATTATCAAATGCAATCGTTAAGGCTTGGTTGAATAATTTCTCGTCCATTTTTTGCAGCATTTGAGCCTGCTCTGGTGGCAAAGACCAAACAATTGAACAAAGATGTTGGTCTGCCATCGGTAAAAATGCCAATATGCTGTCTAGCGAAAAAATTTGACGAGCGGTTTGTTCATGGGGTTCTACAGTTTTGACATTACACACCAATGCCGTATGTTGATAGTCTTGGCTGATGATCGGCATATGACTTTGCGTTCTTACCCAAGAATTCGCACCGTCAGCCCCCACCACTAATTTAGTCGAAAGCATTTCGCCCGATTCAAGGGTTAAGAAAGCCCCTGTTTCGCTAACACCTAAGGTTTTAGGACTGTCTTGCAACAATTCCACATTCGCTTGCTGGCTGACCGTTTCCCAAAGGGCGGTTTGAATGCGGTCATTTTCGACAATCACCCCAAGTTGCTCCAACCCTAATTGCTTAATGAGTGGATCTTGATTGTCAAAATGAATTTTCGCAAAGCTGTCTTTTTCACAAACTGCCATTTGGGTATAAGGTGAAAGACGTTCAGTTGCAATTCTTTGCCAAGAACCGACCGCTTGTAGCATCTGCTGGCTGGCAAAATTAATCGCACTGACACGATTCGAAAAGGCATCGGTAAGTGGCTTGGGCGAATGTTTTTCCAGAATTTTAATTTGGCAGTTAGCATCGGCTAATAGTGCCGCCAAAGCCAAACCAACCATACCACCGCCCACAATGACAAGATCTGCATATTTCATTCGTTTGTCCTTTCACTACGTTTTTTTATGATGTTTTTCTAGACTACGATGGTGAACTTGCACTTTTTTATCACGGCTTGCGAAATATTGTGCAAGCTGTTCCGCAATGAAGACGGAGCGATGTTTACCGCCCGTGCAGCCAATCGCAATGGTGAGATAACTGCGATTATTTTTCTCGAGAAGTGGCAGCCACATCTCTAAATAATTGCGGGTGTGATAAATGAAATTATGCACTTCGGTTTGCCGTTCTAAAAAATCAATCACGGGCTGTTCAAGCCCTGTCATTGGACGCAATTCAGGATTCCAATGTGGATTTGGCAAAAAGCGAACATCAAACACATAATCTGCATCTGGCGGCAATCCATATTTAAACCCGAAAGATTCAACCACAATTTGCAGCTCTTTTTCTGCGGAGCCACGCAATAACTCACGTAAGTTTTCCGCAAGTTCGTGGGCAGAAAGATAGGTGGTATCAATCACATAATTGGCTTGTTGAAGAAGTGGATCAAGGAGTTTGCTTTCAAGATCGATAGCTGCTTCCAGAGAAAGATTTTGGTTTGAAAGTGGATGTGAACGACGAGAATCACTATAACGGCGAATCAAGGTTTTTCGTCCACAATCAAGGAAAATAATTTTAGTTTGAACGGAAGGCGGAAGCTGGCTAATAATACTTTCAAGCAGATTTGACTCATTCGGTAAGTTACGAATATCAAGGCTAACAACAGCTGATTGTTCCGTACTGGATAAATACTCGGCAAGTTGTGGGATCAACGGCAACGGAATGTTGTCAACACAGTAGTAACCGACATCTTCTAACGCACGTAGGGCAACGGATTTCCCCGCTCCTGAACGCCCACTAATAATCACTAATTCCATTACCACTCCTAATGTTCTGTTTGCAAATGCTGATCAGCATAGCTCAAAATCCGCCAAATATCTTCCGCATTTTCTGCTGATCGGAGATGTTTCAGTAAGGTTTTGTCACTTAAACGCTCTGCTAAATCCAGCAAACAGCCTTTTAACTCACTACACACTTGTTCAGGAAACAAAATCGCGTAAATCAAATCTACTTCTTTGTGATCATCGGCATCAAAATCAATCGGATTATCTAATTGCAAAAAGACGGCTATCGGTTTGTCAATTGGAGCATCTGGACGAGAGGGCAATTTTGCATGTGGTAAGGCAATGCCGTTATTAAGTGCCGTTGTGCCCAACTTTTCTCGTTTAAAGAGATGGCTAAAACAAGCGATGGAGCAAATTTGTTGATCAGGTTCACATTCAATCTGTTGATTGAGTGAATCCGCAACCATTTTACCAATTAGCTCTAAGGCTCGTTTCTTGCTTGAGACCAATACGCCTGTATGAATATTTTCAGGCTGTAAAAATTCGGTGAGTTTCATAATGTTGCTAAACAAGCGGTCACTTCCTAAGAAAAATTTGCAAATTTCTGCGAGAAACTAACCGCTTGCTAATTAAAGTTTAAATTGATCGCCTAAATAGACACGTTTTACATCTGGATTTTCAAGCACTGCTTCTGGTGAGCCACTTGCGATCATCTGTCCGCTGCCAACAATATAAGCTCGCTCACATACATCTAATGTTTCTCGCACATTGTGATCGGTAATCAGGACGCCTAATCCCCGCTCTTTTAAATTCACGATGATCTTTTTAATGTCTATCACCGAAATAGGATCAACTCCCGCAAAAGGTTCGTCCAAGAGAATAAATTTCGGATTTGCCGCCAATGCTCGTGCAATTTCAACACGGCGACGTTCACCGCCTGACAAGGACTGCCCAAGACTGTTGCGAATATGTTCAATGTGAAATTCTGAAATTAATTCATCCGCACGATCTTTGCGTTGCTGTTCGTTCAAATCTTTACGAATCTGCAGTACCGCCATTAAATTATCGTACACGCTCAAACGGCGGAAAATTGAAGCTTCTTGTGGTAAGTAACCAATGCCTTGTTTAGCACGATCGTGCATTGGTAATACACTGATATCGTGGTCATCGATCCGAATTTTGCCATGATCGTGGCGAACTAAACCGACAACCATATAGAACGTCGTGGTTTTTCCCGCTCCATTTGGACCAAGCAAACCAACGATTTCACCTGATTCCACATTCAGGCTAACATCTTTGACCACTTGACGATTTTTATAACTTTTCGCTAAATGTTCTGCATAAAGAGTTGGCATTGCCGCACCTATTTTTTCGGTTTACTTTCTTGTAATTGGGTTGGAATTAAGACAGTTTTTACTCTGCCCTTTGTGCTACTTGTTGCTTTAAGTTGTTGTTTCTTAACGTCGTAAGTAATTTTATCGGCTTTAACAAAACTATCTATCTGCTTTAATTCTGCATTTCCAGTAAGCGTGAGAAATTCTTGATTAAGATCGTAAGACACACCATTTGCCTTTCCATTCACTGGTTTTCCGCTATCTAAAGTCTGTTGAAAAGTTACGGGCGAGCCACTCGCTTCAATTTTTTCCTTTTTCCCTTCTTGACGAGTGATCGTTACATTAGACGCTTGGATTTTGATAGAACCTTGGGTGATCAAAACATTGTCGGTTAAAACGACAATATTTTTTTCCAGATCTAATGATTGGCTACCCGATGAAATATCAATAGGCTGATCAGTATCACCTTTTAACGCATACGCAGATAAACTCATTGAGAATAACGCTGTGAGCAGTAATACTTTTTTAACAAATTTCATTGTATGTTCCTTATTGTGCCGCATTGCTTGACGGCTCAGCTTGTTTCTCTGTTTTTTGAATAATGGTTGGTTCAAGGTATGTTTTAACATCTTTTGTCAATGTAGCAACTTGCTTTTTCAGATTGCCTGTTAAACCCGTGCCTGTTGTCGTAAATCCCATTCCTTGGGATTTTACAACGCTATCACTTGAAATATCATAAGTGGCTAAATTAATCGACAATTCTTCTGTTTCAATGAAATTTAAACGAGAGTTGGGTTCTACATTTTCGATTCTGACATTGCCTTTTAAATGCAACATTTTCTCTTTAGTAATTTCCGCAATATCGGCGGTAACTTGCCACTGTTTTAATTGCTTTTCGGCATCAAATAAATCGAGCAAAGGCTTTAAAAATTCTGTTCGTTCCGAGGTTTCGAAACGTTTTATTTCTTGTGCTTTTGCAAAATATTGCGGCTTACCTTTTAGGTCATAGACCATTGTCGAAATTTGCTGTCCAACGTACTCTGGCGAACCTTCACGTTTAATCAAATCCGCTAAATTATGATTCTCTTTATGTTGCTGACTGAAATACCAGCCCCCTAAAATAGCTGCAATCACCAACAAAATGATGGTTAAACGAATGTTCATTTTTTCTCTACTTTATTCAAATTTAACGCCAAATTCTAGCACAGTTTTTAATGCGAATATAGAACAGCCCCCGACAAAAAAGTTTTGTAAAAAAGCGAAAACCCTAAGGGTGCCTTAGGGTTTTCTAGTTGCAAAATATTGTCAGTATCTGACCGCTTGTAGAGACTATTTTGCTGCTTTGAGTTCTTGATAATATTTCTCGTAGATCTCAACAGCATCGCCGACATCCACTTGCCACACGCTGCGGTCAATCACTTCTTTCGGTAAAAATACCGCAGGATCTTCCGTCAATTCTTTTGGCAACAATTTCAACGCTTCTTTGTTTGAAGTTGGATAGCCAATCGCTTCCGTGAGCTTGGCAGCAACAGGGGCTGACAGCATATAGTTGATCAACTTATACGCCCCTTCTGGGTTTTTCGCCGTGGCAGGAATGGCTAAGTTGTCGATCCATAACGTTGTGCCTTCTTTTGGATAGATCATCCCAATTTTTGCCCCTTCGTTTTTGGCAATTCGCACCGAGCCATTCCACAGCAAACCGACTTCCGTTTCGCCTGAAATAAACGAACTTGCAGGGTTGTCCGAGTTAAACGATAAAATATTCGGACGCAATTTGAGCAGCTCTTGATAAGCCGCTTTCAACACTTCGGGATCTTGCGTATTTGGATCTTGTCCCATTTTGAGCAAGGCAATATTAAACGGCTCACGTGGATCATCTAAAATTTGCACCTTGTCCTTAAATTCTGGTTTCCATAAATCTGCCCACGATTGTAAACTCTCTGGGTTTTGCGTTTCAGCGTTATACGCCAAACCAGTTGCCCCAAATAATTGCGGAATGGAGAATTTATTGCCTTTGTCGAACGGGCGATCCAGCATTTGCGGGTCAAGTTCTGCCAAGACAGGAAGTTTGGAATGATCCAACTCTTTTAACATCCCTTCACGAGCCATTTTTGACACATAGTAGCTAGTTGGTGCCACGATATCGTAGCTACTATCTTTACCCATTGTTTTAAGTTTGGCATACATGGTTTCGTTTGATTCCATACTAGAAACGATCACTTTAATGCCTGTTTGTTTGGTAAATTCT
The nucleotide sequence above comes from Pasteurellaceae bacterium Orientalotternb1. Encoded proteins:
- a CDS encoding o-succinylbenzoate synthase, with translation MRTAELYRYQIPIETGVVLRHRRLKCREGLLLCLRENSNTGWGEIAPLPEFSQEDLTTAEQQTRTWIANWLLQKNAEIEPLAPSVAFGISCALAELRNKLGEQGNYRTAPLCYGDPDALYAKLSQMEGEKVAKMKVGLYEANRDGLLADMFLTAIPDLKLRLDANRMWTLEKALLFARKISPENQKRIQFIEEPCQTPELSLQFAAQTGIAIAWDESVREPNFLVKKMPNLTACIIKPSLVGSIEKCVKLIEQAHQQGMMAVISSSIESSLGLTQLARLAHQYTPNTTPGLDTLNLMQSQLLRAWQGSDLPIADLNSPFVTKLAL
- a CDS encoding FAD-dependent 2-octaprenylphenol hydroxylase, which encodes MKYADLVIVGGGMVGLALAALLADANCQIKILEKHSPKPLTDAFSNRVSAINFASQQMLQAVGSWQRIATERLSPYTQMAVCEKDSFAKIHFDNQDPLIKQLGLEQLGVIVENDRIQTALWETVSQQANVELLQDSPKTLGVSETGAFLTLESGEMLSTKLVVGADGANSWVRTQSHMPIISQDYQHTALVCNVKTVEPHEQTARQIFSLDSILAFLPMADQHLCSIVWSLPPEQAQMLQKMDEKLFNQALTIAFDNQLGLCELQSTRQIYPLVARYARDFVKPRIALVGDAAHTIHPLAGLGVNLGFADAMTLASELKHHLAQDHDIGEQRHLRYFERKRKAEAIKVLAAMKGLKELFHGDNPLKKFVRGAGLSLTNQNALMKKFFIEQTLHF
- a CDS encoding RNase adaptor protein RapZ — encoded protein: MELVIISGRSGAGKSVALRALEDVGYYCVDNIPLPLIPQLAEYLSSTEQSAVVSLDIRNLPNESNLLESIISQLPPSVQTKIIFLDCGRKTLIRRYSDSRRSHPLSNQNLSLEAAIDLESKLLDPLLQQANYVIDTTYLSAHELAENLRELLRGSAEKELQIVVESFGFKYGLPPDADYVFDVRFLPNPHWNPELRPMTGLEQPVIDFLERQTEVHNFIYHTRNYLEMWLPLLEKNNRSYLTIAIGCTGGKHRSVFIAEQLAQYFASRDKKVQVHHRSLEKHHKKT
- a CDS encoding PTS sugar transporter subunit IIA — its product is MKLTEFLQPENIHTGVLVSSKKRALELIGKMVADSLNQQIECEPDQQICSIACFSHLFKREKLGTTALNNGIALPHAKLPSRPDAPIDKPIAVFLQLDNPIDFDADDHKEVDLIYAILFPEQVCSELKGCLLDLAERLSDKTLLKHLRSAENAEDIWRILSYADQHLQTEH
- a CDS encoding LPS export ABC transporter ATP-binding protein, which encodes MPTLYAEHLAKSYKNRQVVKDVSLNVESGEIVGLLGPNGAGKTTTFYMVVGLVRHDHGKIRIDDHDISVLPMHDRAKQGIGYLPQEASIFRRLSVYDNLMAVLQIRKDLNEQQRKDRADELISEFHIEHIRNSLGQSLSGGERRRVEIARALAANPKFILLDEPFAGVDPISVIDIKKIIVNLKERGLGVLITDHNVRETLDVCERAYIVGSGQMIASGSPEAVLENPDVKRVYLGDQFKL
- a CDS encoding lipopolysaccharide transport periplasmic protein LptA, with protein sequence MKFVKKVLLLTALFSMSLSAYALKGDTDQPIDISSGSQSLDLEKNIVVLTDNVLITQGSIKIQASNVTITRQEGKKEKIEASGSPVTFQQTLDSGKPVNGKANGVSYDLNQEFLTLTGNAELKQIDSFVKADKITYDVKKQQLKATSSTKGRVKTVLIPTQLQESKPKK
- a CDS encoding LPS export ABC transporter periplasmic protein LptC → MNIRLTIILLVIAAILGGWYFSQQHKENHNLADLIKREGSPEYVGQQISTMVYDLKGKPQYFAKAQEIKRFETSERTEFLKPLLDLFDAEKQLKQWQVTADIAEITKEKMLHLKGNVRIENVEPNSRLNFIETEELSINLATYDISSDSVVKSQGMGFTTTGTGLTGNLKKQVATLTKDVKTYLEPTIIQKTEKQAEPSSNAAQ
- a CDS encoding spermidine/putrescine ABC transporter substrate-binding protein, with protein sequence MKKWAALLAGIAMFATANVKADDNTVYLYTWTEYVPEGLLEEFTKQTGIKVIVSSMESNETMYAKLKTMGKDSSYDIVAPTSYYVSKMAREGMLKELDHSKLPVLAELDPQMLDRPFDKGNKFSIPQLFGATGLAYNAETQNPESLQSWADLWKPEFKDKVQILDDPREPFNIALLKMGQDPNTQDPEVLKAAYQELLKLRPNILSFNSDNPASSFISGETEVGLLWNGSVRIAKNEGAKIGMIYPKEGTTLWIDNLAIPATAKNPEGAYKLINYMLSAPVAAKLTEAIGYPTSNKEALKLLPKELTEDPAVFLPKEVIDRSVWQVDVGDAVEIYEKYYQELKAAK